Below is a genomic region from Strix aluco isolate bStrAlu1 chromosome 14, bStrAlu1.hap1, whole genome shotgun sequence.
CTGGGGTAGGTCACCCTCCTCCTAAATGCAGCCAGTccagtgcagaggagagcagaagcaCACTGCAAGCCTTCTCCAGGGTATATAGCCGGTGGTCCCCAGCTGAGACAGGGAGGATGGCTGTGGATCAGCGTGTGAGCCGGCACAGGCAGGACACGgcaacaaccacaaaaccacagacaaaatgcaaagaataaatttattttcattatctcACCAACTGGGGGACCCCCaaagcagcacccaggcagaagCACACAAACAGAGACGCAGGCACCACAGAGCTCGGTCCGTGCTAGAGCATCGCTGAGCCGGCTGTTTTCGCCTGTATGTCAGGGATTCACGCAGGCATAGCTTACCAccgtgctttgatctttcccactgCAGGGCAGAAATCTCAAACATGTTCAATAGGTGCCTCTAAGTCTATCACAGACCTGTTACCTAAACACATGTTCTACTTGTCAAACACAAGACTAAACAAAAATTcatatgatatatgtgtttttctacacctcagctgcaagtcacttgggCATGTTCACAATCCTCCTTGTCAGTCTTCCATTATTTCCCCACAGTCAGCCATAAAGGCACGGAGGGAGCTCTACCAAAGCTCTGCAGACCTTGTCCAAGCATCTGAGGAAGAGCAGCTCCAGACCTGTGCCTTGGCTTCTTAGTTGGTCTTGGTGCTGAAGGGGCTTTCTTTGGCACAAAGCACCTCCAAACACCAGCTTGTATGGCACAAAGCATCTGTGAGTATAACACCTGAAAAATGGTACTAGCACATTAATGATTTAATGCTAGTTTGGTATTGCAGCAAGGAAAACGTAGGTGTGGTCAAAAGGCAGTGTTATGTTTGCAAAAGATGGCAAAAGAGGATGTGGCCTtgagaaatcacagaatcgtctaggttggaaaagaccttgaagaacattCAGTCCAACCGtgaacctaacattgacagttcccaactacaccatatccctaagcactatgtcaactctactcttaaacacctccagggatggggactccaccaccttcctgggcagcccattccaacgcccaacaaccccttctggaaagaaatacttcctaatatccagtctaaaccttccctggtgcaacttgaggccattccctcttgtcctattgcttattacttggttaaagagactcatcccccctctctgcaccctcctttcagggagttgtagagggccatgaggtctcccctcagcctcctcttctccagactaaacccccccagttccctcagccactccccatcagacctgtgctccagaccctgcaccagctccgttgcccttctctggacacgctcgagtcattcaatggcctttttggagtgaggggcccaaaactgaacccctcatcgaggtgcggcctcaccagtgctgagcacaggggtaagatcacttccctgtccctgctggccacgctatttctgatacaagccaggatgccattggtcttcttggccacctgggcacactgttggctcctgttcagccggctgtcaatcaacacccccaggtccctctctgactggcagctctccagccactcctccccaagcctgtagcactgctgggggttgttgtggctgaagtgcagaacctggcatttggccttaccgAAACTCCTACAGTTGTCTAACTGATCTGATCTAACTATCTTGAGATTTTGAGCTATATATATGGCTATGTCTCTGGCTTTCTCAGTGTCCCTAGCAAAATGCTGCTGGGCTAACAACAAACAGAATGGTGTTAATCATTGCGGAATATTTTCATGTTAACAAACACCTCTGAGGGGACTCTGAAAGGAAAGGGGTCCATGAAGGGAGAGCGGTCTGAAAAGAGCAGCTTGCTCTAAAAATGGGGTCCATTCATTACTAATGGGAATTAAAGCCACAGAATCCAAGATGCATGGAGAAGAGCTCAAGGAGACAGATGAAACTTGACAGCTGTAGTAGATGCAAGACAGCGTAACAACGCAGCAATGTCATGCTGTAAAGGCCTGCTGACCCAACAGACCCCTCACATACCAGCCTACTTATTATTTGTCAATGTTTTATCTTAAGCAGCTCAGGTTATTTGGCTCTATTTGGAGGTCTAATGACATGAAATCTCTGAGGCCATCTACCATACACCCATAGCCCCAGCTTCTCTCTCTTTGTTCTGGCACTGCTTTCTTTGAAGGGAAAGGATGTGGCACAGACACTCAGCTGATGTGTCAATAGCCTTTTCATACACTGCTGTCATTCTCAGATAGATACCTCCCCTCTAATGGAGTGCTGGTGCCCAGACTGTcctgggcaggggaaggggaggcaaTGAGATGTCTATGGAACCTGGCAGGAGGTCTGGCAGTGTGTAATCTAGAGCTAGCTCACTTCTGGTGTCACTGGGGAGGCACGGCTGACCGTGTCCCAGTTCTGCAGGAGGACAGGTGAACAGAGTGGTAAGTGAGGACGTGAGGCACTCCCAAGCTGCCCCTCTGTTGGTTTCAGAAATGGCTCCCTGAGGCCCTGGGCAACTCACCAGAACAGGCAGGCCGACAAGCTAACGTTACTGTCTCTTGACTGCCGAGGCACTCCTCCTGTTTCTGCGGAATGGACAGACACACCAGGCCGCTGGGTCCTTATCAGCTGATGGGGCTGATGTATTTGGCCATCAGTGGCCCTGGTGCTGTTGGTGCCCGACAAACCCTCCACACAGCATGAGCAGTGCCCCCTTCCTCGCTGCTGCAGCAGGAAGGCCCGGCTGCCCCCGCCTGAGCACCCAGGCACCAGCACCTGGCCTGGCCGGTggtgggcaggggctgcgggcagcggccaCTCTGCCGGGGGTCGGGCTGTGAGGGCCAGCTGGGGCGGTTCTGTGGGGAAGGGCCAGGCTGCCACAGCGACACCCAGCACTGGCTTGCAGGGGCCCACCCTGCCCTCGGCACCTGGTTGGTGCCTTGAGAGTCTGAGGCTCCCGCCGGGGCAGCCCTGGACAGCCGGTGGCCAGGCAGAGGCCAGCCAGGGGCACTGCAGCGCCGTGGGCCGAGCAAGTGGGACCCACACGGTGGCCAAGCCAGGCCTGGTGCAACAGGAGCATGGTGCAGGGACTGGCACTTCAGaatgtttattaataaaaaaagtcACAATAACTTACTCCCTTTGTCGCACAAAGGGCTTGGTATAAAGATCTCTGGCCTCCTAATGTAACACAGGTAAGTGAGAGGTGGGTACTTTTCTCTTGTCCTCCGAGACAGCGGCCTTCTCCTGTCCCCAAGGGGTCATGCAGCCAGCACAGGAGCTCCTGGCCGCGTGGGCCCGGGCTGGGGggcctgtcccagcagcagccccatgcccctgcctgcagcacacacCAACGGAGGGTGCGGATGCAGAGTACACAAGAGCCTGGGCATGGGATGCTGGAGGGTGTGCAAGctgcagtggaggaggagagagaagggactGCTTCTTCCCATAGTGCTGAGGGGTCTGTGGAGGACAAGAAGTgaagcagcaggacagcagctgcttacaggccgggggtgggggggctggctggaagcagccctgcctgcccagctgctgcctcgTACAAGGTCTcgcctggcagaggcaggaggccAGCTGTGGCTACTTGTCACACTCCAGATCCTGGGCCCCCTCAGCACCCTGGTAGTGCATCTCACAGAACTCCTGAATGCGACTGCAGGCCTCCAAGATCATCTCCTCCGGCACGGTGATCACCACACGGAAGAAGTTTGGGTATTCAAAGCACTgaaatgagaaaggaagaagCTGGCAAATTACCTGGGGTAGTGCTGTAGTTTCAGAGTCCTGCCGTGGGGCCATGTGCTGCATCAACAAGTGAAAATAGTCAGTGTAGGACAGCAGGGCTGAGGTCTTGCTCCCTTAGACTGTTTTTTCTGTTCCAAGCAAATATCCCTTCTCTGTCTGTGCAGACATGATGCTGTGAGGGTGACAGGCCAAAGGACTCTGTATGGACTAGGCAGGACCCAGGAAATGGGCTGGAAGgagacagggaaggggagggCTGGAGAGGATCCAAGGTCCCCTCTGTCATCAGTGCTGAaaggggagctgggaggaggtggGCACAAGGCACAGATGTTCTCAGCCTGTGCTCCATCCCTGTGCCTACAGGGATGGGGGACTGGAAACAGAGTGAAGAAAGGAGCTTAGGTGAGAGCAGTCCGGGGCCTCTGAGGCAGCAGATTCAGCAAGGAGGTGTGGGGGTACATAGGGTCCAGGGGTACAGCTCTGCCAGCTTGAGAAATACAGAGCAAGCCTGGAGCTGGGAAGATCCTGGCAGCCTGACTGAGGGCTGTTAGTGAGCCAGAGACTGCCTGTCCCCATGCCTACACACCACGTGTGGAGCTCACGGCCAGCACATACACACCGCTGCAGGCCACAGACACTGCACACACCTCCCGGCCTGTCCCGAGAGCTCAGGCCTGCAAACCCCTGTTGCTTCTCTCCCCGTGCTTTGGCCCCGCAGCTGCCTGTGGCTCTCAGGGTTAGGCTCACCGTGGCTGGCAAGCAGAACACAGACTGCTCCGAGATGAGCCGCTCAGTGAACTCCACGTCATTTTCAAACTCAGGGAAATGCTCCATCTCAATCTCAACCTGCAGCAGAGAGATGTAACATGGCAACCAAGGGCACCAAAACTATCTGTAGTGTCCCTGTTTACCCACATGGCCCAGAAACTTCCCAGCCAAGCACAGCTGTTCGCCCTCAATTTTTGCTCATGAATTGGGCTGACTGGAATGTAAGACACAAACAGAAACATATAAATGAAAATTTGGGTTTCTTTAAGAAGTGTTCATTAACTACCTAAAGCTAGAATTTCAGTTAAGGACAACTTTAGTAAAAAAACTGTTGGCAAAGATACAGTAACCAATTAGAAGTGAGCAGGAATAAATAAGATAGTGAAAAAGAGCTTGAGAGAGAACTCTAGTCAATATGCACTAATAATTCTGTCATGCAAGAAATTCATATGGtaagaaaaagacaaactaaaaagacaaaaaagaaagatagCAAGGTCTAGCAtatcacaaacaaaataaatccttGTAGGATGATACAATTGGTAAAATGACACTGAAATGCTGGAAtgttcaataaatatttctgttatgtATTTGGAAAGGTGGAGGCTGTCCCTTTATTATATAAAGACACAGTGATATCCTGGCCATCTGTTTGTAAccaaagataattttaaacatCTTATGAGAATATTCTTAAACAAACCAGGTGAAAGATAATTTGCATGCAGAAGTTCTGAAAGAGCCAGTGGGAGAAAAATTTTACCAGATGACTTAATTTGGAATAAATGTTCAGATACTGCAATAGGTGTGAAAGAATCTTAGACCTGTGCCTCTACACAAAGAGCATAAGCAGAATGACCTGTGTAGCTCTGGGTAAGATTGGAAGCAAGGTCAACTGATAGAGACTTATCTATAGAACATGAGTGAGACTGATATTGCAGTATTCTCCAGTTCTGGgtccacatttttaaaagctaatgaaAAACTGGAGACACTATGAgacaaaaaaaagattaaaaatgtgttaaactTAAGAGAGTTAAATCTCTCAATTGAGCTTGTTGAGATGAAAAAGGAAGTTTCAccagaagagttaaaaaaaaacaggtatggaaaaggcagaaaaagaggCAACAGCACAGGCAGAAGACAGGCATGATAGTAGGAAGAAGGCTACATCTTCAACAGGAAGTATGATAATCTGATTTGTAGTGCAAGGGCTTCCCATTGCCAGCTGGCTTTAAATCCAGGTAAAACAACATTGTCTTGAAAAGTACAAGTCATTGATTTCTGTGCAGGAGCAAGTGGATGAGATGTACCAGCCTCTGCTATGCAAGGAGTGAACAACATATTCTGGCCTTCTAAAGTGACCAAGGGATGTGTGGTAACAGAGACCTGGTGCCAAGCATCAGTCTGAGACCATTGACAAGCAATGGCCACGAGACCTGGTGTGAGTGTTGATGATCTGGAAATGGCACGTCGCTCTCCTTGCTTACCATGAGGTACATGGCTCCGGCAGGCCGGACAGGCTGGAGGCCAGGGATAGCTGATAAGGCAGCATAACAAAGGTCAGCATTggactgaaaagcagaaaggagaaatttCAAAACAGGAGAAATTCCAGGAAGCAGCTCAGCAAATGGAAGCCAAGCTCTGGACCAGGACTATAAACAGGTTTGCCCACTGCAAATAAAGGAAGACTGAATGCAAACAGCATGGGTGATCATGGCCTTGAGCGCAGCAGGCGTGACTGAGCTGAGCTCAGCAAGTCAGTGCCAAACATCCCATCCCCTGGGtcaccagctccagctgcagggctgggctgcctgAATCTTATCACAGCCCATATTTCTGCCCCAGTTACCACATCTCCTGCTGGAATTGGATTTGTTAGCCTCCCCCAGTCACAGATAGAACTGCACCTTGAAGCAGGGTGAGGAGAGGGATGATGAACTAGAGAGATATGACTCCCTCCAAACAATCATGAACAAACTGTGCTCACCTGTCACAGCTTGTTTACCTTGAGGATGCTGAGGGTGTTGTGGTAGAATTCAGGGGGTGTTTGATGCAAGATACGTTCCAGTGCTCCTTGGACAATTGTACAGGGCCCTAGGATCCTTTGGCTCAGTCTTACAAGGCCATCCCTGATCTGAAAAAACATGGTGATATTTGCAGCTCAGTCTGTGCTTCTATGAAGAACAGGAACGGCTCCAAGGCCTACTCTCTTGTGTTCCTACAGCTGTTCACATTCATCTCTTCAGTGAGCATAGAGTACTAAAGAACATTTGCTTGACTATATGCCAGGTATCTGCAGACTATTTACAGTGTCATTCTCTGTTCCTCAGTTGGAGTCTGTAATGCCAACAGAGACAACCTTTGGAGCTTCCCAATCAGACCAAAACCAGGCTGGAATAGAGCTAATACAAATAAAGCAAGAGCTATTCCAAATACCACTTTGCATTTCCCTTAGGTCTGAGCTCCCAATGCACACTTTCAAAGCCAGGTAGGGACAACCAACACTGGCCCTTCAGCTCAGTCAGTTggtcctctcttctccctcttcctcaaCAGAAAGCTCTCTAGGTGGACGGGTCACTGCAGTAGATGGTTATTCTTGTAACACAGATGAACAAACAGCCAGATAAAGCACTGGCAGCACTGCAAGGTGCTTCTTTTAAGAGAAAGCATATAAGAGCACATAGAGACCACACCTGGACTCCACATGCTGGATAAGCCATGCAATACTTTCAGTGCACACTGGAGCTATTTGAGAAGAGAAGGacttagacacacacaaaaaggacAAGGCATATATGAAGGAACAGCAGACACAAGGAGAGTGTTACAGTGTAGATGTGGGTAGAAGTCCATGTATGGGAGCAGATGGAGTGAGGAAGGGACATGAAAAGCCCAGAGGTGCAGAAAAGCATGTAAGCAATTGTGTGACACCCATGTGAGAGCGAAAGAGCAGTACATGCCTGTATCAGTTAAAGCCCTGATGATCCACACACTGAAGATGCTCCAGTCTGTAGCTGTGACAGCAACACTCAGCAGTTCTCACCTCATTGCCAAAGATGTCTCTCCTGTCATGAATCAGGATCCAGCCCATCCGCCAGCCAGGGACTAGCCACCGCTTTGCCAAGCCACCACAGGACAAGATTGGCACGTTGGTGCTGAGAGTTGCAATGGGTTCATATTTGCAGTCAGCAAACACCTGTGACAGGAGGCTGTGTTAGGGCTGTCCCTGCCTCTTACTGCAGGAGCTGTGGGGGCGTGCATGAGGCAAAACAAGAAGGGAGGCAAGGAAATGATGCAAAATTGGTGGTGAAAGCTCCCAGCTTCAAGCTATGAACATGGTAAGTGTGCTCACATGAAAGTGAGTGGtttgggaagaggaaaggagCTGGACATCAGAGGTGCTCCCAGGACTGCACACCAGAGGACTGGGAACTCCGGGCATTGACCCAGGCACAGTATAGGGGAGTGGAGCTGTGACTCACCTCTGGAGACCTGGCTGCATCAGAAAGGACAGGTAGCATGGGGGTGCAAGGGACTACAGTgacactcaccatgtctccataGATCTCGTCAGCAAGGACAGGCACGCACTGTCTTGACGCCACTGTGGGAGAAAGGGCAGTCAGTCTGGCCACCCTGCATCCTCCGCAGGAGCAGACTTGCCCTTTGCTGCAGGGCCTGGCAGGGCTCTAAGGGAAGCTCTATCCCAGGGCAGAGGGTCCCTACCTTCCTCCTACAGACTGTTCTTTCTGAGAGCCCAAGCACTGGAGATCTGTGCCCTGGCTGAGCCTAGTTCTGCTCTCACCTGCGGGGGCAGCTGCCTCCCTCCGACAGCCCTCCCACTGACAGGCCAGGGCTGCGGAAGTGTAGGGCTCCCGGTGAACACTCTCTGTGGAGCCGGAGTTGAGAAGTGAGCAGTCCAAGCCACACAGAGCATTTGAGGAAAGGCAAGAGGCACACTCCGCATGTTCTTGCCCAGATAAGGCAACACCTTCACACTGAGCAAGCCCTGTTTTCTGAGCTGGAGTCAGTCATGAGGGGAGAGGCAAAGCCCTGGGCCACAGTGCTGCAGTGATCAGGACATGGGCGATGTGGGCAGACACTAGACTGCAACCATGGCCCAGGCTCACCTGCCAGGATCTTCTGGAGGTGGCTCTTGCTGAACACAGAGCCACAGGGATTTGACGGGTTGTTCACAATGAGGCAAGCTGTCTTCTCATCCACCAGAGATTCCAAGTGCTCCAAATCAATTTCCCAGGCTTTCTCGGGCTAGAGAAGTGAAGGGGAAGTAACAGCTGAGGAACTGGACTTGCCACACAGAGTGGGGCATGACAGGGTGCCCAGGGTTGCTCGGGTCATCTTCACCCACTCTCCAGGCAGGGCCAGGGTATTTCTGAGAGGCAGAAATGTCAGGGCTGCCCCTTCCAGGCCTGCCACCACTTACCAAGAGGTTGTAGAGTTTGACCTCAATCCCCATAGACAATGCCAGAGTCTTGTAGAGGGAGAAGCCGGGCCGTGGCACCAGGATGTTCTGGCCTGGGTTGGCCAGCACTGCCAAGGCAAGCTCTATGGCCTGGCTGCAGCCGCTCGTTAAGATGACATCCTGCAAAGAGCACACAGGAGTTCAGCAGAAAGCACAGCCACTCTGAAGTGCCCCAGACACGTGGGAGTGACATAATGCCCAGGCTCTGCCAGGTGAGAGCTTCTCAGCCAAGAAGACAAGTCCAGAGCCTGACCGAAAGCTGGAAACCTCCAACAGTTGGAGAACTCCGCCTCCTCCTGAGGAGGGTGGAGAAGAAGGGCTCAGGGCAGGGGGTGAgggcagcaggaggctgctgggggACAAGGCTGTGGGCTAGCCTTCAGTCTcacagctgggcaggggaggaagagagctgGGGCAGGCCCCCATGCTGTGTGGTCTAGGCATGGgcagcagcaccctgcctgcactTCAGTGGGAGTGCCTCAGCTGGGCGCCAGTACCTGGGCCTCCAGTGGTGCCTCTGGGCAGTTGTAGTATGCGGCCACTGCTTCCCGGCAGGACTGGTAGCCTGGCGAAAGAGGAGCCAAACATGGAAGGGAGGTTTTTCCAgactgtttcctttttcttgccaGTACAAGGCTCACAGCTGCCACCCAGCTGGGGGAAGCCCATTTGTCAGTGACACAGTCCCAAGGCAGCAGAGGCTGTCTTGCCTCGGGCCAAGCACGGTGCAGCGGTGGCGGGCCAAGAGCAGGGACAGACCCTGGGCAGGGAGACAGGCTCTGGCCCCAGCATGGGCCGAACGCAGGACTGACAGgaggagggcagccagggagcTGCTCTGACCCAGCGGGAGGCCAAGGGCCTCACTGTTTAGTGATGGCATGGGAGCAGCCCTCCCTGTCACCACATGGCATCTCGGGTGAGGCAGGTGTGACCTTGTGCTCTGTGCAGGCTTTGTGCACTGACTGCAAACAGGGCTCACGTTGTCTGTGAAGTCAAGGAGTCCAAGGAGAGTCCTTGTCAGGGCAGTTCAGAAAGGAACTTGGCTGCAGCCCATGGCATGGAGACATAGACCTGAGCCCTTCTGGGCTGTTGTAATGGCTGGGGGAGCAAACACAGCTTCTGCAGGAGGCTCTGGGCCTCAAACAGATCACACAGGGAAGGGCATGCAGGTGTATCTGGGGGATACACATGCTCACGTGCTCATGGGACTATCGGTGAGGGCAGCTGCAGGGTGCTACTGGAAAGACATCTGTGGGCTCCATATACCTGCGGTGGTGTAGGGCCTGGCACATGCCTTCATCCTACTCTCACAGGAAGAGCTTTGTCAACTTACCAACGGATGGAGCATAACCGTTGTAACGTCCCGAGTCCAAAGCCTCCTTCATAGCCCGTGTGACCTCGTCGTTTGTGGGAAGGTTTCCAAAGACCGTCGGGTCTCCTTTTCAAAGATTGAAAAATGGTGAAGTTCTCACTGATCTGTGCAGGCACAGAGCTGTGTGGTTGTCTGGCCTATCCCTGGGTGTCTGCACAAGCTTTGTGCTTCAGAGCCCTGCAATCTGCCAGCCACACAGTCGACCCCACTGCCCAGAGGCTTCAGCCACAGCACTATGCTCACCTAAGGACAAGGAGATCATAGCTTTCTTTGGGTTGGGCTCCACCTTCATGCTGTCTACGATGGCTCGGACAGGATTGAAAGTCTTCTTTGACATTTCAGAAGCCCTGACAGCCCATCTTGGCTTCCGGCCCTTCACCTTCCCCAGCGATATGCTGTTCCCATTGGTCTTGAGATGAACATCCAGCACAGGGGCATGATCTCCATGGCCATTCACTTGAATCAGGTATGAGTCCATCCTGAGAGCTGTCAGTGTGAAGTGGATTTCCTGGGCTTAGTTAACACATGCCAAACAAGGGATCTGCCTGTCTGGGGACACAGCCCGTGATTTTCCAAAAGCAAACCTTCTGAAAGCTGTAGACCCTACCTCCTGCCTATGGACAACTCAGTCAGAAGCAGCAAGTAGGGCTGTATTTGGGGCCAGGATGGAGTGAAACCCCACACATAAGTGAGAGCACAGTGCAATGGGAAAGATAAAGGCACCTCTCTGTGCTAGCTGCACCCCTGCCTAGCATGGACTTACTGTGCTGAGGAGCAGGTCCCGCAAAAGCCAGCGGCCAGGAGTTAGCAGCATGTGGTGGTCGCTGCTTGACTGCAGATTCAATGTTCCACTGACAGAAGGGCCAGGTTCACCCTGCTCCTCCCCCAGCTATCAACTCGCACACCTCAATCTGCGACCACAAGGATCAGCCCACTATGTGTGTTCACATCTAGAATGTCCCTCCAGTCTGCAGACAGAAATGCAGCACTCTGAAAATCAAATCTCAGATGCCAAAAAGCTAGTTCTGGTCCAGTGTTACCACGATGCACTGGGCAGCGGCAGGGTATAGGTTACAGACAGTTGCCTCTTAGCAGAGCAACAGCCTGGTCCAGAGAGCCTAGATCAAAAGGCAGTGCTTAGAAAATGGAGCAAGACTGCTACAGCCAAGAGGGAAATCAGGGAGGTGGCACTACCCCAAGCAAAGGGTCTGTACTCCTGCCCCAGGCTGGGTAACAAGCAAGGCACAGCAGGGGAACAGCTGCCTTCTAGGCCCCAAAATGCACTCTCCAGCATGTATACCCAGAGCACAAGCCAGACCCAGCCAGCAAAAGCCTTACAAACTGCTGCTGACCTAGGGCTTGCCACCGGCAGAAGGTTAGGGGCAGGGCacagggcaggcagagacctCCTGAGCCACCAAGCCCATTCTTGCTGATATTGCCACACTATCTTGTAATCCTGCCACAAACCGCTTATGCTCTCTGTACTGCCCTATTTCTCTGCTCCACTGACAGGCACTTCAGTGAACAGCTGCCCTTTTCTGATGGCAGTTACTTAGCCCCATGCTCACAGATATTCACAACACGTCTAACCTTTCCTTGTTGCAGAAACTGAGCTGGATGGGTTGTAGCATTGCCTGGTTCAGGCAGGATTTGCCATCTGAACAAATTTCTCACAGCTTCAGTGAAGTCTGCACCTAGAGATGCCCCACGCTGCTGCAGTTACTCTGCCAGCAGTACCGCATTAGCCTGTTTATAGCAACTCAGGCTGATACAACAGGGTCACAAAACAAGacttcagcttctctgctgctaATACCTTCTGGGTCTCCTTTCTACCCAAAGCAAGACAGTCGAAGAAGCATGCAGCAGGGCTGCATAAAAATTGAGCAGAGAAATGAGCGACATATCTCAGCTGGACACAGCGCAGAGTCTATCCCCCAAGAGCCTTCACACCACCCAGCAACACGATTCTCCTGCAAAGGGGAGCTTCGGGCACAACGGACTCCTTCAGCGTAGACAGCCAGGGAAGatctctctgcttctccccccAAAAGAAGCAAGGTACCAGAGCATAGCACTTTACCTTTTACAGCACAGAGAGGGAGACACCAACAAGCTTGGGGGTCCAGTCCCTACTTTTCATCCAGGACAAATCCCCTTGAGAAGAAATTCCTGCAAATTCTTGCCCATGAAATAAGCCCCAAAACTGGGCGTTGGGAGTGAATCGTTTAGCCATTGGCTCACAGAGAGGGCTGCTCTCCCCACCCAAAACCACCCTCTCCTCTGCACTGAAAGTGTGTTCACTTCAAACATCTGGAACATGCCTGCACATTAACTCTTTCTGGGGGCAGCCTGCCCCCCTTTGGCACCACTTCCCTCAGTCCTCAAAGACTGCGGAAGCAAATCTGCAGAGTCCAGGTATTCCAGCCCTAGCATCTTGTAATGCACCAAAAGTGGACTGATGGACCCCAAAGCCTGCAGAAAGCATCAGTCTGCCCTGACCTCAAaggctctgggctcccagtccaccAGCTAGCAAGGAGTTTGTGGCATCATTACAACCAAGAGCTATCTTCCTCTGTAGGCTGAAGGGAGGCAGGCACTTCCCTAGCTGGTGTCTTGGAGGCACCTGAACCTGAAGGGTTAAAGGAAGCTCAGGTTGCcatgagtttgggttttttggttttttgtttttttggttttttttgttgctgcaggTCCCA
It encodes:
- the TAT gene encoding tyrosine aminotransferase; its protein translation is MDSYLIQVNGHGDHAPVLDVHLKTNGNSISLGKVKGRKPRWAVRASEMSKKTFNPVRAIVDSMKVEPNPKKAMISLSLGDPTVFGNLPTNDEVTRAMKEALDSGRYNGYAPSVGYQSCREAVAAYYNCPEAPLEAQDVILTSGCSQAIELALAVLANPGQNILVPRPGFSLYKTLALSMGIEVKLYNLLPEKAWEIDLEHLESLVDEKTACLIVNNPSNPCGSVFSKSHLQKILAVASRQCVPVLADEIYGDMVFADCKYEPIATLSTNVPILSCGGLAKRWLVPGWRMGWILIHDRRDIFGNEIRDGLVRLSQRILGPCTIVQGALERILHQTPPEFYHNTLSILKSNADLCYAALSAIPGLQPVRPAGAMYLMVEIEMEHFPEFENDVEFTERLISEQSVFCLPATCFEYPNFFRVVITVPEEMILEACSRIQEFCEMHYQGAEGAQDLECDK